The following proteins come from a genomic window of Acinetobacter sp. SAAs474:
- a CDS encoding aromatic/alkene/methane monooxygenase hydroxylase/oxygenase subunit alpha yields MNTHAKTSAKTATKKLNAKDRYRMLTRDLDWEFSYADRKDAFPYEEFEGIKITDWSKWEDPFRLTMDSYWKYQAEKEKKLYAIFDAFAQNNGQMNVSNERYLNAIKLFLTAVTPLEYQAYQGYAHVGRQFSGIGARIASQMQSIDELRHVQTQIHAMSHYNKFFDGFQDWAHMHDRVWYLSVPKSFFEDARSAGPFEFLLAISFAFEYVLTNLLFVPFMSGAAYNGDMATVTFGFSAQSDEARHMTLGLEIVKFLLEQHEDNVPIVQEWIDKWFWRGTRLLSIVGMMMDYMLPNKVMSWKEAWETYFEEAGGALFKDLSRYGIRMPKYSEVIEKEKEHVSHQAWWIFYNFGHAAGFHTWIPTDEEMDWLSEKYPDTFDQYYRPKWELARKMEAEGKRFYSAGLPQLCQICQVPMTFTEMDGDQTMFSYRDSIYKGERYHTCSDGCHDIFEREPEKYVQAWLPVNQILQGNCGGPDLDSILRDYYQFNVGADNLDIEGSPDQQRWKKWKGAV; encoded by the coding sequence ATGAATACTCACGCTAAAACCTCAGCTAAAACAGCAACTAAAAAACTGAATGCCAAAGATCGCTATCGTATGCTGACACGTGATCTGGATTGGGAGTTTTCTTATGCAGACCGTAAAGATGCTTTTCCCTATGAAGAGTTTGAAGGCATTAAAATTACAGATTGGTCAAAATGGGAAGATCCATTTCGTCTAACCATGGACTCATACTGGAAATATCAAGCAGAAAAAGAAAAAAAACTTTATGCGATTTTTGATGCTTTTGCGCAAAATAATGGACAGATGAATGTTTCCAATGAACGTTATTTAAATGCAATTAAATTATTTCTTACGGCTGTAACTCCTCTTGAATACCAAGCCTACCAAGGCTATGCCCATGTTGGGCGCCAATTTAGCGGCATTGGTGCACGGATCGCATCACAAATGCAATCAATTGACGAATTACGTCATGTACAAACGCAAATCCATGCGATGAGCCATTACAACAAGTTCTTTGATGGCTTTCAGGACTGGGCACATATGCATGATCGTGTTTGGTATTTATCGGTACCAAAATCTTTCTTTGAAGATGCACGCTCTGCTGGGCCATTTGAGTTTTTATTGGCGATCAGCTTTGCCTTTGAATATGTGCTCACCAACTTGCTGTTCGTACCATTTATGTCGGGTGCTGCCTATAACGGTGATATGGCAACAGTAACCTTTGGTTTTTCAGCACAATCAGATGAAGCACGCCACATGACACTTGGCCTAGAAATTGTCAAATTCTTACTGGAACAACATGAAGATAATGTGCCGATTGTCCAAGAATGGATTGATAAATGGTTTTGGCGCGGTACACGCCTACTGTCGATTGTCGGCATGATGATGGACTATATGCTGCCAAATAAAGTCATGTCATGGAAAGAGGCTTGGGAAACTTATTTTGAAGAAGCTGGCGGTGCGTTATTTAAAGATCTCAGCCGTTATGGTATTCGCATGCCAAAATATTCAGAAGTTATTGAAAAAGAAAAAGAACATGTTTCACATCAGGCATGGTGGATCTTTTATAACTTTGGCCATGCAGCAGGATTTCATACTTGGATTCCCACTGATGAAGAAATGGACTGGTTATCTGAAAAGTATCCAGACACTTTTGATCAATACTACCGTCCAAAATGGGAACTGGCACGCAAGATGGAAGCTGAGGGTAAACGTTTTTATAGCGCAGGTTTACCACAACTCTGTCAAATCTGTCAGGTTCCAATGACCTTTACTGAAATGGATGGTGATCAAACCATGTTTAGTTATCGTGATTCCATCTATAAAGGTGAACGTTATCATACCTGTTCAGATGGTTGTCACGATATTTTCGAACGTGAACCTGAAAAATATGTTCAAGCATGGTTACCGGTAAATCAAATTTTACAAGGCAATTGTGGTGGTCCTGATTTAGATAGCATTTTACGTGATTATTATCAATTTAATGTCGGTGCAGATAATCTCGATATTGAAGGCTCACCAGATCAGCAACGCTGGAAAAAATGGAAAGGTGCCGTTTAA
- a CDS encoding phenol hydroxylase subunit P4, producing the protein MPVKAIRQDYQFEPRDLQKNYGDNLLLYVGWDHHTLFCAAHALLVSPQQTLQDLIDQQITATFYQHPEFEKIDWSTVQLILNRQPLAADFSKTLAELGFDHKSLLRFITPDLNGYQGRHV; encoded by the coding sequence ATGCCAGTAAAAGCCATTCGTCAAGACTATCAATTTGAGCCTCGTGATCTACAGAAAAATTATGGGGATAATCTACTACTTTATGTCGGCTGGGATCATCATACCCTCTTTTGTGCCGCACATGCACTACTGGTTTCACCACAACAAACACTACAAGATTTAATTGATCAACAAATCACAGCGACATTTTATCAACATCCTGAATTTGAAAAAATTGATTGGTCAACGGTGCAACTGATCTTAAATCGTCAACCTTTAGCTGCTGATTTTTCTAAAACCTTGGCTGAGCTAGGTTTTGACCATAAATCATTATTACGTTTTATCACACCAGATTTGAATGGTTATCAAGGTCGTCATGTATAA
- a CDS encoding phenol 2-monooxygenase domain-containing protein, translating to MSYQVTIEPLGTTIEVEEDQTILDAALRQGVWLPFACGHGTCGTCKVTVNDGFFDVGEASPFALMDIEREENKVLACCCKPESDMIIEADVDEDEDFLGYLVQDFQATVLEIVSLSPTIKGIRLALDRPMDFQAGQYVNIQFPDIDGTRAFSIASPPSQNHILELHIRQVPGGAATRYVHEHLQVGDTLDISGPYGQFFVRKSDDQDIIFIAGGSGLSSPQSMIMDLLEQGDNRKLYLFQGARDRAELYNADIFQQWAKDYPNFHYIPALNAAKTADQWDGFNGFVHEAVADFFSHKCSGHKAYLCGPPPMIEAAISTLMQSRLFEKDIHTERFLSAADGASANSRSALFRHI from the coding sequence ATGAGTTATCAAGTCACCATCGAACCTTTGGGTACCACCATTGAGGTTGAAGAAGATCAAACCATTTTAGATGCTGCACTACGCCAAGGTGTATGGCTGCCCTTTGCTTGTGGTCATGGCACATGTGGGACATGTAAAGTCACCGTCAATGATGGTTTTTTTGATGTTGGTGAGGCATCACCCTTTGCCTTAATGGACATTGAACGTGAAGAAAATAAAGTGCTTGCCTGTTGTTGTAAACCTGAATCAGACATGATCATTGAAGCAGATGTCGATGAGGATGAAGACTTTTTAGGTTATTTGGTACAGGATTTTCAGGCAACCGTATTAGAGATTGTATCGCTATCTCCAACCATTAAAGGTATTCGCTTAGCACTTGATCGTCCTATGGACTTCCAAGCAGGACAATATGTCAATATTCAATTCCCTGATATTGACGGAACACGTGCATTTTCAATTGCAAGCCCACCAAGCCAAAATCATATTCTTGAACTACATATTCGTCAGGTTCCAGGCGGTGCAGCAACACGCTACGTTCATGAACATTTGCAAGTGGGCGATACGCTCGATATTTCTGGTCCATATGGTCAATTTTTTGTCCGTAAATCAGATGATCAAGATATTATTTTCATCGCAGGTGGCTCAGGTTTATCTAGTCCACAATCCATGATTATGGATTTACTAGAACAGGGGGATAACCGTAAACTGTATTTATTCCAAGGCGCACGTGATCGTGCAGAACTATATAATGCAGATATTTTTCAACAATGGGCAAAGGACTATCCTAATTTCCATTATATTCCAGCTTTAAATGCAGCCAAAACAGCAGATCAGTGGGACGGCTTTAACGGTTTTGTCCATGAGGCTGTTGCCGATTTTTTCAGCCACAAATGCAGTGGACATAAAGCCTACTTATGCGGTCCTCCACCGATGATTGAGGCTGCCATTTCTACGTTGATGCAAAGTCGTTTATTCGAAAAAGATATTCATACAGAACGCTTTTTAAGCGCAGCTGATGGCGCCAGTGCCAATTCACGCTCTGCTTTATTTCGCCACATTTAA
- the catA gene encoding catechol 1,2-dioxygenase yields MNYQEIDHLVKTMNVDTAKGPVDPRVQQIVVRLVSDLFKAIEDLDISQTELWKGIEYLTDAGQANELGLLAAGLGLEHFLDLRADEADAQAGISGGTPRTIEGPLYVAGAPESIGFARMDDGTESHRCDTLIIEGSVKDHQGQIIPNAKVEIWHANSLGRYSFFDQSQSDFNLRRSIISDTHGQYRAQTTMPVGYGCPPEGTTQFLLNKLGRHGNRPSHVHYFVTAPGYRKLTTQFNIEGDQYLWDDFAFATRDGLVATAIDINDPAEITAHGLTAPFKYIQFNIELVPDQAGAPSTDVNRRRASA; encoded by the coding sequence ATGAACTATCAAGAGATTGATCATTTAGTTAAAACCATGAATGTGGATACTGCAAAAGGCCCAGTAGATCCCCGAGTCCAACAGATTGTTGTGCGTTTGGTCAGCGATTTATTTAAAGCGATTGAAGATTTAGATATTTCACAAACTGAATTATGGAAAGGGATTGAGTATTTAACAGATGCAGGTCAGGCCAATGAACTTGGCTTATTGGCAGCAGGTCTAGGTCTTGAACATTTTCTAGATCTACGTGCAGATGAAGCTGATGCACAAGCAGGTATCAGTGGTGGTACACCACGTACCATTGAAGGTCCACTGTATGTTGCTGGCGCACCTGAATCAATAGGTTTTGCACGTATGGACGACGGTACTGAATCACATCGATGTGACACTTTAATTATTGAAGGTAGTGTCAAGGATCATCAAGGCCAAATCATTCCCAATGCGAAAGTTGAAATCTGGCATGCCAATAGCTTAGGACGTTACTCATTCTTTGATCAATCACAATCAGATTTTAATTTACGTCGTTCAATTATCAGTGATACACATGGTCAATATCGTGCCCAAACCACTATGCCTGTTGGTTATGGTTGCCCACCAGAAGGCACAACCCAGTTTTTATTAAATAAATTAGGTCGTCACGGTAATCGACCATCACATGTTCATTATTTCGTTACAGCACCTGGTTATCGGAAATTAACCACACAATTCAATATCGAAGGTGATCAATACCTTTGGGATGATTTCGCCTTTGCAACACGAGACGGTTTAGTTGCAACAGCAATTGATATCAACGATCCAGCAGAAATAACAGCCCATGGTCTCACTGCGCCATTTAAGTATATTCAATTTAATATTGAATTGGTGCCAGATCAGGCAGGTGCACCATCCACTGATGTTAATCGTCGTCGCGCAAGCGCATAA
- a CDS encoding transporter yields the protein MNKFVITTALLLITNSFIQSSFATENGSDSFALGAEGMMAGALPPPGIYLLNYYQNYHAGKFIDGPENFQLDVHALIPRLVWMTEKNYLGGQLGVYAAQPIVNLQLNIAGTSDHQTALGDLIAGSMLGWHHGNHHWITALEAVFATGKYNAPTATEPVIANIGKNYNTIRPIFAYSYAPENGLDLSTKISYSFNDKNDDTQYKSGQYFAGDYSIGYRLNSQFKVAIQGYVFKQMTADRLDGVDIGQKGQVFAIGPGIQYQDKNWSLEAKYLTESHVEYRPKGHNAVLKLTWAF from the coding sequence ATGAATAAATTTGTGATTACAACTGCATTATTACTGATAACAAACAGTTTTATACAAAGTAGTTTTGCAACTGAAAATGGCTCAGATTCCTTTGCATTAGGTGCAGAAGGTATGATGGCCGGTGCATTACCACCGCCAGGGATCTATCTACTTAACTATTATCAAAACTATCATGCTGGAAAATTTATTGATGGTCCAGAAAATTTTCAACTCGATGTTCATGCCTTGATTCCACGCTTGGTGTGGATGACTGAAAAAAATTATTTAGGCGGACAACTTGGCGTTTATGCCGCACAACCCATCGTTAATTTACAATTGAATATTGCTGGCACTAGCGATCATCAAACAGCTTTAGGTGATTTAATTGCAGGTTCAATGTTAGGATGGCATCATGGCAATCATCACTGGATCACTGCATTAGAGGCAGTTTTTGCGACTGGCAAATATAATGCACCGACTGCAACAGAGCCAGTCATTGCAAATATTGGCAAAAATTATAATACCATTCGCCCAATTTTTGCATATAGCTATGCACCTGAAAATGGTTTAGATCTTTCTACCAAAATCTCTTACAGTTTTAATGATAAAAATGATGATACACAGTATAAATCTGGGCAATATTTTGCTGGAGACTATAGTATCGGGTATCGTTTAAATTCTCAGTTTAAAGTGGCTATACAAGGCTATGTATTTAAGCAAATGACTGCTGACCGTCTAGATGGTGTAGATATTGGACAGAAAGGGCAAGTTTTTGCGATTGGTCCAGGCATACAATATCAAGATAAAAATTGGTCATTAGAAGCAAAATATTTGACGGAAAGCCATGTGGAATATCGTCCCAAAGGACATAATGCTGTATTAAAGTTAACATGGGCATTTTAA
- a CDS encoding NAD(P)/FAD-dependent oxidoreductase — protein sequence MSRIAIIGAGPSGMAQLRAFQSAKAKGLQVPEITCFEKQNDWGGLWNYTWRTGIDKHGEPVHGSMYRYLWSNGPKEALEFADYTFDEHFKKPIGSYPPRAVLWDYIKGRAEKAGVKHLIRFNSTVQRVDYDAETEKFTLAVEDYQKQQHYTEQFDYVIVASGHFSTPHVPVYDGFERFHGRILHAHDFRDALEFKGKSILLLGSSYSAEDIGSQCYKYGAKTIYNCYRSKKLGYKWPKNWFEKHQLLRVDEDTAYFADGSSAKIDVIILCTGYLHHFPFIANDLRLRTHNCLYPLGLYQGVVWEKNPRLFYLGMQDQWYTFNMFDAQAWYVRDIILGQITLPPAIQMQQHTQVLHYQEQQLANDEQFAKFQGDYIQNLIDATDYPSFDVQAVHQIFMQWKKHKKENIMGFRDQIYRSVMTGRMAKKHHTPWLYALDDSLESYLDEVVQQYAI from the coding sequence ATGAGTCGAATTGCAATTATTGGCGCTGGCCCAAGTGGGATGGCACAACTAAGAGCGTTTCAATCGGCAAAGGCCAAAGGTCTACAAGTTCCTGAAATTACCTGTTTCGAAAAACAAAATGATTGGGGCGGACTATGGAACTATACATGGCGTACAGGTATAGATAAACATGGTGAACCCGTTCATGGCAGCATGTATCGTTACTTATGGTCTAATGGTCCTAAAGAAGCATTAGAATTTGCTGACTATACATTTGATGAACATTTTAAAAAACCAATTGGCTCTTATCCGCCACGTGCTGTGTTATGGGACTATATTAAAGGGCGAGCAGAAAAAGCCGGAGTAAAGCATCTGATTCGATTCAATAGCACAGTGCAGCGAGTTGATTATGATGCTGAAACAGAAAAATTTACGCTAGCAGTCGAAGATTACCAAAAGCAACAACATTATACTGAACAATTTGATTATGTTATTGTTGCATCTGGACACTTTTCAACACCGCATGTGCCTGTATATGATGGCTTTGAACGTTTTCATGGACGTATTTTACATGCACATGATTTCCGTGATGCATTAGAGTTTAAAGGAAAATCTATACTTTTACTCGGCAGTAGTTATTCTGCAGAAGATATTGGTTCACAGTGTTACAAATATGGTGCCAAGACCATTTATAATTGCTATCGTAGCAAAAAATTGGGCTATAAATGGCCAAAAAACTGGTTTGAGAAACATCAGCTATTACGCGTAGATGAAGATACTGCCTACTTTGCCGATGGTAGCTCTGCCAAAATAGATGTGATTATTCTATGTACAGGATACTTACATCATTTTCCATTTATAGCCAATGATCTTCGTTTAAGAACACATAATTGTTTATATCCTTTAGGACTGTATCAAGGTGTTGTATGGGAAAAAAATCCACGATTATTTTATCTGGGTATGCAAGATCAGTGGTATACCTTTAATATGTTTGATGCTCAGGCGTGGTATGTCAGAGATATTATCTTGGGACAAATTACATTACCGCCCGCAATACAAATGCAACAACATACTCAAGTATTACATTATCAAGAGCAACAACTTGCTAATGATGAGCAATTCGCCAAATTTCAGGGTGATTATATTCAAAATCTAATCGATGCAACTGATTATCCTTCATTTGATGTTCAGGCTGTCCATCAGATTTTCATGCAGTGGAAAAAGCATAAGAAAGAAAATATTATGGGATTTCGAGATCAAATCTATCGCTCTGTCATGACAGGAAGAATGGCTAAAAAACATCATACGCCATGGTTATATGCACTTGATGATTCTTTAGAAAGCTATCTTGATGAGGTCGTACAACAATACGCCATATAA
- the ribB gene encoding 3,4-dihydroxy-2-butanone-4-phosphate synthase produces the protein MSNLTQSKHILSYLADSEQRIQQALHDIQMGKPILVMDDFDRENEADLIVAAETLNVATMAQMIRDGSGIVCLTLTEAWADHLQLPPMVIDNSSQFKTAFTITIEAATGVTTGVSAQDRTTTIHAAIQDGAVAQDLNRPGHVFPLRGQNGGVLTRRGHTEASIDLAILANLKPAGVLCELTNPDGTMAIGEQVYAYAQQHQLTLITIDELVQYRIKYQR, from the coding sequence ATGTCTAATTTAACTCAATCTAAACATATTCTTTCCTATCTTGCGGATTCAGAGCAACGTATTCAACAAGCATTACATGACATTCAAATGGGTAAACCCATTTTAGTTATGGATGATTTTGATCGTGAAAATGAAGCAGATTTAATCGTTGCTGCTGAAACATTAAATGTTGCAACCATGGCACAGATGATCCGTGATGGTTCTGGTATTGTGTGCTTAACATTAACCGAAGCATGGGCAGACCATTTACAATTGCCTCCGATGGTAATCGATAATTCCAGCCAATTTAAAACTGCATTTACCATTACCATTGAAGCGGCAACTGGCGTCACAACAGGTGTATCTGCTCAAGATCGTACCACGACGATTCATGCTGCTATTCAAGATGGTGCTGTCGCACAAGACTTAAATCGTCCCGGACATGTCTTTCCTTTACGCGGTCAAAATGGCGGTGTCTTAACACGTCGTGGGCATACTGAAGCATCGATTGACTTAGCAATTTTAGCCAATTTAAAACCAGCAGGTGTATTGTGTGAATTAACCAATCCAGATGGAACAATGGCTATTGGTGAACAAGTATATGCCTACGCTCAGCAACATCAATTGACATTAATTACCATTGATGAACTAGTACAATATCGCATTAAGTATCAACGTTAA
- a CDS encoding CoA-acylating methylmalonate-semialdehyde dehydrogenase → MHDAIIGHYIAGCHIDTFQHSGVVYNPSTSEQIARCAYADAAIVDLAVQAAISENARKWAKASHATRLQVLFKLRELLIEKTPLLAEIIGREHGKTLADAEGEIGRAIEGIEFACNAPHITKGEYSRNVAGDIDVFSLRLPIGVVGCITPFNFPIMIPVVMTAMAVAVGNSIVFKPSEKVPSAAIFLAELWQQAGLPDGVFNVVQGDKITVDAMLAHPDIDAISFVGSTQVGEYVYQQATALHKRVAAFTGGKNHMVVMPDADLDAAANAFISAGFGSASQRCMAVSVLVPVGTETANQLKTLIIEKMQKLKVGAYNDPHADFGAVISAQSQHNILKSIQQSIEDGAELVIDGADFLHAEHQQGFYVGPTLFDHLTTEMDLYRQEVFGPVRGILRVETLDEAIAVINQHELGNGAVIFTANGQAAQQFFMNVEAGMIGVNVPVPLPVSYFNFGGLRRSRFGESHLYGPDAARFYTQLKTISQKWPLSQTTPASAISLAFQITT, encoded by the coding sequence ATGCATGATGCTATTATTGGACATTATATTGCTGGTTGCCATATTGATACCTTTCAACATTCAGGGGTGGTCTACAATCCATCTACAAGTGAGCAAATTGCTCGTTGTGCATATGCAGATGCCGCAATAGTGGATTTGGCTGTACAGGCTGCAATTTCCGAAAATGCGCGAAAATGGGCAAAAGCTTCACATGCGACACGTTTACAAGTATTGTTTAAACTCCGTGAACTATTGATTGAAAAAACACCGTTACTTGCAGAAATTATTGGTCGTGAGCATGGTAAAACGCTTGCTGATGCTGAAGGTGAAATTGGCCGCGCCATTGAAGGAATTGAGTTTGCATGTAATGCACCGCATATTACAAAAGGTGAGTATTCTCGGAATGTTGCTGGCGATATTGATGTTTTTTCACTACGTTTGCCAATCGGTGTTGTCGGATGTATCACACCCTTTAATTTTCCAATCATGATTCCAGTTGTAATGACCGCGATGGCTGTAGCTGTAGGAAATTCAATTGTATTCAAGCCGTCAGAAAAAGTTCCTTCTGCAGCGATATTTTTAGCTGAATTATGGCAACAAGCTGGATTACCTGACGGTGTTTTTAATGTGGTTCAAGGTGATAAAATAACGGTTGATGCAATGTTGGCACATCCAGATATTGATGCTATTAGCTTTGTAGGTTCAACGCAGGTTGGAGAATATGTCTATCAACAAGCCACGGCTTTACATAAACGGGTTGCTGCATTTACAGGCGGAAAAAATCATATGGTGGTGATGCCAGATGCTGATCTTGATGCTGCAGCCAATGCATTTATCTCAGCAGGTTTTGGTTCTGCCAGTCAACGCTGTATGGCTGTTTCTGTTTTAGTTCCTGTTGGCACAGAGACTGCCAATCAGTTAAAGACATTAATTATCGAAAAAATGCAGAAACTAAAAGTAGGTGCTTATAATGATCCTCATGCAGATTTTGGAGCCGTCATTTCAGCACAGTCTCAGCATAATATCCTAAAGTCTATTCAACAATCGATCGAAGATGGTGCGGAACTGGTGATTGATGGCGCAGATTTTTTGCATGCTGAACATCAGCAAGGTTTTTATGTTGGGCCAACACTATTTGATCACTTGACTACAGAAATGGATTTATATCGACAAGAAGTATTTGGCCCAGTCCGTGGCATCTTGAGAGTGGAAACACTTGATGAGGCAATTGCGGTAATTAATCAACATGAACTTGGCAATGGCGCTGTTATTTTTACAGCCAATGGTCAGGCAGCACAGCAATTTTTTATGAATGTAGAAGCTGGAATGATCGGTGTCAATGTGCCGGTCCCATTGCCTGTGAGTTACTTTAATTTTGGAGGCTTAAGACGGTCTAGATTTGGTGAGTCACATTTGTATGGCCCAGATGCAGCACGTTTTTATACCCAATTAAAAACCATTTCTCAAAAATGGCCACTATCTCAAACAACACCTGCCTCAGCGATTTCTTTGGCTTTTCAGATTACGACATGA